A region of Heteronotia binoei isolate CCM8104 ecotype False Entrance Well chromosome 2, APGP_CSIRO_Hbin_v1, whole genome shotgun sequence DNA encodes the following proteins:
- the LOC132566576 gene encoding calmodulin-A-like — MANQLTEEQIAEFKEAFSLFDKDGDGTVTTKELGTVMRSLGQNSTEAELQDMINEVDADGNGTIDFPEFLTMMARKMKDTDSEEEICEAFWVFDKRLCSPPWCLCRLEMAAGGKDGNGYISTAELRHVMTNLGEKLTDEEVDDMIREADIDGDGQVSYEEFVQMTTAK, encoded by the coding sequence aTGGCCAACCAGCTGACAGAGGAGCAGATTGCAGAGTTCAAGGAGGCCTTCTCCCTCTTCGACAAGGATGGCGACGGCACTGTCACCACCAAAGAACTTGGCACTGTCATGCGCTCTCTGGGGCAGAACTCCACAGAAGCTGAATTACAAGACATGATCAACGAGGTGGATGCTGATGGGAATGGCACCATTGACTTCCCAGAATTCCTCACTATGATGGCCCGGAAGATGAAGGACACAGACAGTGAGGAAGAGATCTGTGAGGCCTTCTGGGTCTTTGACAAGAGGCTCTGCAGCCCTCCGTGGTGTCTTTGCAGGTTGGAGATGGCTGCAGGGGGGAAGGATGGGAACGGCTAtatcagcactgctgagctgcGTCACGTCATGACCAACCTGGGTGAGAAGCTGACGGACGAGGAAGTCGATGATATGATCCGAGAAGCTGACATAGACGGGGACGGACAAGTCAGTTATGAAGAGTTTGTACAGATGACGACTGCCAAATAG